One Rickettsia akari str. Hartford genomic window, AATAAAGGTATGCGAATTGATATGATTCTTGGTTGTAATAATACTATTGACTATTTAGAAAATTGCTATATGGATTATAATTTAAGGACCCAAGAAAAACCTTCAGATCATATACCGGTAATTGCAAGCTTTAAGGTGTAGCATGAGTCGTCATTGTCTGCATGGACCGAAAAACGCACTCGGTGTCGTACCGTGGCTTGACCACGGTATCCATAAAAATAATTTAAAATACTAATATTAGTATTTTAAAACTGGATCCCGTGATCAAGTTAGCTAGGATGACAGCGGCAAAATTAATTTACATAGGAATGACATAAATCACTTTTAAAAATAAATATATGTCTCCAAAATTCATAAAATTTTACGAAAAATATATGACGATTGTCGGTACAATCGGCAATTTTATGTTTTATGTACAGGCTCATAAGATTTTCACCTGCAAATCTTCGGCTTCCGTTTCTATGCATGCCTTTACTATCAGTGCTATTGCTCTTTGTAGTTGGCTTATATACGGCATATTAATAAAAAATACACCTATTATAATAGCAAATATAGTAGGTTTTATTGGAGCATTATTAGTTCTCTTAACCATAATAATATATTAATAATGACTAAAAAAATCATTGCTTTAGTTGGTCGTCCGAATGTAGGCAAATCAACGCTTTTCAATAGATTAAGCATACGTAAAAAAGCTATCGTTCACGATTTGCCAGGCATTACTAGAGATAGAAAATATACAGATGGTAAAATCGGATCTTTTGAATTTTTGTTAATTGATACCCCAGGACTTGAAGAGAATCATGATAGTATGGGCGCAAGGTTAATGGAACAGACTACTAAAGCAATTTTAGAGGCAGATTTAATTTGTTTTATGGTTGACGGTAGAAGCGGAATATTGCCCAATGATAAGCTACTTGGTAGCTTTGTTAGAAAGTATAATAAGCCTGCTATATTGGTAGTTAATAAATGCGAGAAAGCTTTTGATTTTGATAAAGAGTACTACAAATTAGGGTTTGATAGTATGGTGACTATCTCTGCCGAGCATGGCACAGGCTTAATTGATTTATATGACGAGATTATCACCAAGTTACCTGAAGAAGAATCAATAGAGACAAATATAGCTGATCCAATTAAAGGAGATTATTTGCAGATAGTAGTTAGTGGCAGACCTAACGCCGGAAAATCTACTTTTATAAACGCTCTTATTAATGATGAAAGATTATTAACCGGGCCCGAAGCCGGCATTACTCGTGAATCGATTGAAATTGATTGGCACTATAAAAATAATCACATTAAATTAATCGATACAGCAGGACTCCGCAAGAAATCTACTATTACAGAGTCTTTAGAAAAATTATCGGCATCAGATGCTATTAACTCTATTAAATTTGCTAATACCGTAATCTTAATGATTGATGCTTTAGCCCCTTTAAAACAGCAAGATTTAAATATTGCAAGCCATGTGGTAAATGAGGGGAGAGGTATAGTTATAGTAGTGAATAAATGGGATCTAGTCAAAGAATCCAAAAAAGAAGCATTTCAGGAAGAATTTTATTATCAGATAAATACTCATCTGCCTCAGGTTAAAGGTGTACCAGTGCTATTTATTTCAGCAATAAATAAACAAAATATAGAGCAGGTTTTAGATTCTTGTCTTAAAATCTATAAAATTTGGAATAAGAAAATAGCTACTAGCAAATTAAATGAATGGCTTAATTTTACTACGGAAGCACATCCTTTGCCGTTACAAAAAGGCGGCAGAAGAGTGCGTGTAAAATATATGACTCAAACCAAAACTCGCCCGCCTACTTTCAAATTATTCTCCAATAATCCGGAAAAAATTACCGATAGCTATACTAGGTATTTAGTAAATAATATGCGTGATGCTTTTGACATGCCAGGCATTCCTATTAGATTCACTTATGTAAAAACCAAAAACCCTTATGTGTAGTTTGAAACTAAATCTTTTTAGAAATGTTTACAGCTCCAAGCATAGCAAGATATGAATTAGATATCTTTAAGCTATTTAATATAGCATGAGCTAAAGTAGCTTTACCACATTGCCTTGGACCGAGAATGGCAGAAATAGGAAATATTTCAAAAGAATCTTTGATATGTGTTAAATAATAATCTCTGTCTATTATCCTTGTAATTTCATAATGACACTTTGAATTCACAATATAATTTTAATCAAAGAATAGCAAGATGTTTCTAGGTCTTGTAAACTTTTGATTAATGATTATTCTATTAAAAGTACACAGGATTTAGGCTCCCCTACCGGCTTTTCCCTATCTGTCTTTGTCTTTCTTCTAATACCTTACTTGTATGCGGTCCTACCGCTTCTGTATCTTTACTAAATTTACTTTTTCCTAAATTAACTATAGTTTCTACTACTACTCCTAGAACTTTCAGATCTGATAATAATTTTAACGCCAGTACTATAATTTTGCCGTATTCATGTTTACTAAATTTATCAGCAATTTTAATTAATTCAAGTGCATGCTTACCGGCTATCTTTACTAATTTTTCACGGTTTAGTTTTAATGTTTGACTATTAGGTGTTTTGTTTTAAAAAAATCTCATCTACAACCGGTCCTAAACTACTTGCATGTTTTGTTAATAGTGCAAGAAGGTCTTTTTCAATGATGTTGCTTATTTTTGGATTATGATTTTTAATTTCTATTAAAGTACCAATCAATTCCTTTATCTCTTGTACCTTTTCTTCTTTTGATTTCTCTTCCTTTGGCACTGACTTAATTAACTGAGTGTTTTGTATTATATCAGCAACTTTATTATTATAGGCAAGGGCAAGGCTAGCAAGTTTAGTAATTGACGGCAGAGCATCTTTTAAAAAAGGCATGGAGGCATCTAGTGCCTTATGTATAAACTCTGGATCTTTCCCTTTTGATTC contains:
- a CDS encoding SemiSWEET family sugar transporter, with amino-acid sequence MSPKFIKFYEKYMTIVGTIGNFMFYVQAHKIFTCKSSASVSMHAFTISAIALCSWLIYGILIKNTPIIIANIVGFIGALLVLLTIIIY
- the der gene encoding ribosome biogenesis GTPase Der translates to MTKKIIALVGRPNVGKSTLFNRLSIRKKAIVHDLPGITRDRKYTDGKIGSFEFLLIDTPGLEENHDSMGARLMEQTTKAILEADLICFMVDGRSGILPNDKLLGSFVRKYNKPAILVVNKCEKAFDFDKEYYKLGFDSMVTISAEHGTGLIDLYDEIITKLPEEESIETNIADPIKGDYLQIVVSGRPNAGKSTFINALINDERLLTGPEAGITRESIEIDWHYKNNHIKLIDTAGLRKKSTITESLEKLSASDAINSIKFANTVILMIDALAPLKQQDLNIASHVVNEGRGIVIVVNKWDLVKESKKEAFQEEFYYQINTHLPQVKGVPVLFISAINKQNIEQVLDSCLKIYKIWNKKIATSKLNEWLNFTTEAHPLPLQKGGRRVRVKYMTQTKTRPPTFKLFSNNPEKITDSYTRYLVNNMRDAFDMPGIPIRFTYVKTKNPYV
- a CDS encoding ATPase, with amino-acid sequence MNSKCHYEITRIIDRDYYLTHIKDSFEIFPISAILGPRQCGKATLAHAILNSLKISNSYLAMLGAVNISKKI